In Hydra vulgaris chromosome 06, alternate assembly HydraT2T_AEP, a genomic segment contains:
- the LOC136082068 gene encoding uncharacterized protein LOC136082068 produces MEKCDIGKSLNIHCHKTGFSRKQGFVQFKDLPCEKQEEIIWRANLKEKYSSIRIICCYHEQFYGKYFERKITKGCNPFGTHKESKKIAIKGNIKISIDMANYLQKNNVYVTPGWKFCSKCYKKAIETDEDLNSQEEWESKSEKKIKLDTTIELLGISPVKLKSLSKHKLPVAKQKFENTIDRVAKMVSLAYNIKETFLTTEIKSPILNNNINNDHVLDILMYEIKNKISETDSYCHKVQMLTLAPKSWTRKKISSYFEVSEYLVRTARKVKNENGILSLPGKKTGNPLSPETVNLVINFYQSDEFSRMIPGKKDYVSIKKNQHVQKRLLLLNLNELHVAFKKDYPNVKVSLSKFCTLKPKWCITTNASGTHNVCVCIHHQNTKFLIDAIRWNKSYKDFMALIVCSLENAECMLHRCNQCPGIEVLKSFLVQEFMDHEHEDVVFKQWQSTDRTTLLSQPLPLDEFNDLLCDRDFAENYQYVVQDEVKSYHWSKSQCSLYRIVLYFIENKLLKHKSFCYLSEDVDHDTGFIYKTQEDITRYIKENLPDVSIKTLYVKKDLVCQESLKQITTGQILDVNLMYSFCKAKINGIYFKLFSKEEIDQTRAQLEKRYLGGRTVPRTRMYHNFIPIAPNTISYKKISTDACTKIFDIIPKSKHYVDISLNIKKLDYIACFYDGFWWVGIAEDVSELDIKVRFMHPQGPGKNFFWPMRTDECWVLNSEVICLISTPRTISGRTYNISDLDLKNINCWLQKKINYV; encoded by the exons atggaGAAATGTGACATTGGAAAAAGTCTTAACATTCATTGCCACAAAACTGGATTTTCAAGAAAACAAggttttgttcaatttaaagatCTTCCTTGtgaaaaacaagaagaaataatatggcgagcaaatttaaaggaaaaatatagttcaataagaATTATATGTTGTTATCATGAGCAAttctatggaaaatattttgagagaAAAATTACAAAGGGTTGCAATCCTTTTGGAACACAcaaggaaagtaaaaaaattgctataaaag gtaaTATAAAGATTTCCATAGACATGgcaaactatttgcaaaaaaataatgtttatgtaaCCCCAGGTTGGAAATTCTGcagtaaatgttacaaaaaagcaatagaaactgatgaagatttaaattcaCAGGAGGAATGGGAATCcaaaagtgagaaaaaaattaagttagataCCACTATAGAATTGCTTGGAATTTCACCAGTCAAactaaaaagtctttcaaaacacAAATTGCCTgtagcaaaacaaaagtttgagaaCACTATTGACAGAGTTGCAAAAATGGTCTCATTagcatataatattaaagaaacttttttaacaacagaaataaaaagccccattttaaacaacaacattaacaatgACCATGTTCTAGACATTTTaatgtatgaaataaaaaataaaatttcagagaCTGACTCTTATTGCCATAAGGTGCAAATGTTAACACTCGCACCAAAATCATGGACACGTAAAAAGATATCAAGCTACTTTGAAGTGTCTGAGTATCTTGTTCGAAcagcaagaaaagttaaaaatgagaaTGGAATTCTATCATTACCCGgaaaaaaaactggaaaccCACTTTCACCAGAAACAGTTAATTTAGtgattaacttttatcaaagtgatgaattttcaagaatgattccaggaaaaaaagattatgtaagtattaagaaaaaccaacatgttcaaaaaagattattgctaCTCAATCTTAATGAATTAcatgttgcatttaaaaaagactacCCTAACGTCAAAGTcagtttgtcaaaattttgtaCTCTTAAacctaaatggtgtattacaACTAATGCGTCAGGTACCCACAATGTATGTGTTTGCATACATcaccaaaatacaaaatttctcaTTGATGCCATTAGgtggaataaaagttataaagatttcATGGCATTGATTGTTTGCTCTCTTGAAAATGCAGAATGTATGTTGCATCGATGTAACCAATGCCCTGGTATTGaagtgttaaaaagttttttagtgcaGGAGTTTATGGACCATGAGCATGAAGATGTAGTATTTAAGCAATGGCAGAGTACCGATCGTACAACACTACTTTCACAGCCATTGCCACTAGatgaatttaatgatttattatgtGACA GAGATTTTGCTGAAAACTATCAATATGTTGTTCAGGATGAGGTTAAAAGTTATCACTGGAGCAAAAGTCAATGCTCACTTTATAGaattgtactttattttatagagaaCAAACTTCtcaaacataaatctttttgttacctTTCAGAAGATGTTGATCATGACACAGGATTTATTTACAAGACTCAGGAAGATATAACtagatatatcaaagaaaatctacCTGATGTATCAA TAAAGACTTTGTATGTCAAGAAAGACTTAGTATGTCAAGAAagtctaaaacaaataactactgggcagattttagatgttaatttaatgtactccTTTTGTAAAGCCAAGataaatggaatttattttaagttattttcaaaagaagaaaTTGATCAAACACGAgcacaattagaaaaaagatatttaggtGGAAGAACAGTTCCTCGCACAAGGATGtatcataattttattccaattgCTCCAAAcactataagttataaaaaaataagtactgATGCATGcactaaaatatttgatattattccaaaaagcaaacattatgtagatatttcattaaatattaaaaaattggattatattgcatgtttttatgatGGATTTTGGTGGGTAGGGATTGCTGAAGATGTAAGTGAGCTTGATATAAAAGTCAGATTCATGCATCCACAAGGACCAggtaaaaacttcttttggcCAATGAGAACTGATGAGTGTTGGGTGCTCAATTCTGAAGTTATATGCCTAATTTCTACACCGCGAACAATATCAGGTCGTACATACAACATATCTGATTTAGATTTGAAGAATATAAACTgttggttacaaaaaaaaattaattatgtttaa